A single region of the Neotabrizicola shimadae genome encodes:
- a CDS encoding extracellular solute-binding protein, producing MIGRRLTRRGFLGTGARWGIVGAGALIAPRWIGQAWAQELAPGMIGGPTGFAGAERYQYGPDTPEGRAVEAAKAMKAAGTAPDKIVLGLSDGSIGQLTQPFPAGAPSVKELWERETGITLEIVGLPNGQEFTKTMQDISTSAGGFDIYSTDWNRLGDLVESGGIAKLDDYVAEYKPEWDDPVRGYVNGAQGVSLMNMYRGSTYGVSLDGDFQTWVYRTDLFNDPAEQSAFKSQYGYDLAVPRTWAQFNDIAAFFQRPDKGLFGSTDLRNQGWGYTNWYQLYTSLASPNQYLFDNDANPLISSEQGIKATQAYIDSLAHHSPDAISWGWPEQYGNFAAGGAAMTCAFSNLPKFLDNPGNTGSTVTGKIGSMLPPGNEIDGKIVSRSVLWFSLTGMVSSQSKNPELAYLFLQWLGSSRIYSWMTANPGGYFDPFSLNDFADPLVRETYHAYHMDVVRETVARSVPTINYAGATAFNNALDENLMAALTKAKTPEQAMADTAAEWEKITRRTGRDKIVEAVRGNMAAWPTVLDPV from the coding sequence ATGATCGGACGTCGCTTGACGCGGCGCGGGTTCCTAGGAACCGGCGCGCGATGGGGAATTGTCGGTGCCGGCGCCTTGATCGCGCCGCGCTGGATCGGGCAGGCCTGGGCGCAGGAGCTGGCGCCGGGCATGATCGGCGGGCCGACCGGCTTTGCCGGGGCCGAACGCTATCAATACGGACCGGACACGCCGGAAGGCCGCGCCGTCGAGGCGGCCAAGGCGATGAAGGCGGCAGGCACGGCGCCCGACAAGATCGTCCTCGGCCTGTCGGACGGGTCCATCGGCCAGCTGACCCAGCCCTTCCCGGCCGGCGCGCCCAGCGTCAAGGAACTGTGGGAGCGCGAGACCGGCATCACGCTGGAAATCGTGGGCCTGCCCAACGGGCAGGAATTCACCAAGACCATGCAGGACATCTCGACCAGCGCGGGCGGCTTCGACATCTACTCGACCGACTGGAACCGGTTGGGCGACCTGGTGGAATCCGGCGGCATCGCCAAGCTGGACGACTATGTCGCCGAATACAAACCGGAATGGGATGATCCGGTCCGCGGCTATGTGAACGGCGCGCAAGGCGTGTCGCTGATGAACATGTATCGCGGTTCGACCTATGGCGTGTCGCTGGACGGCGACTTCCAGACCTGGGTGTATCGGACCGACCTGTTCAACGACCCGGCCGAGCAATCGGCGTTCAAGAGCCAGTATGGCTATGACCTGGCCGTGCCGCGCACCTGGGCGCAGTTCAACGACATCGCGGCCTTCTTCCAGCGTCCGGACAAGGGCCTGTTCGGCTCGACCGACCTGCGCAACCAGGGCTGGGGCTATACCAACTGGTACCAGCTTTACACCTCGCTCGCCTCGCCGAACCAGTACCTGTTCGACAACGACGCGAACCCGCTGATCTCGTCCGAGCAGGGCATCAAGGCGACCCAGGCCTATATCGACTCGCTGGCCCACCATTCGCCTGATGCGATTTCCTGGGGCTGGCCGGAACAGTACGGCAACTTCGCCGCCGGCGGCGCGGCGATGACCTGCGCCTTCTCGAACCTGCCGAAGTTCCTGGACAATCCGGGCAATACCGGATCGACCGTCACGGGCAAGATCGGGTCCATGCTGCCGCCCGGCAACGAGATCGACGGCAAGATCGTCAGCCGGTCGGTGCTGTGGTTCTCGCTGACGGGGATGGTCAGCTCGCAGTCGAAGAATCCGGAACTGGCCTACCTGTTCCTGCAATGGCTCGGGTCCAGCCGCATCTATTCCTGGATGACGGCGAACCCCGGCGGCTATTTCGACCCCTTCAGCCTGAACGACTTTGCCGACCCCTTGGTGCGTGAGACCTACCACGCCTACCACATGGATGTGGTGCGCGAGACGGTCGCACGGTCGGTGCCGACCATCAACTACGCCGGCGCCACGGCCTTCAACAACGCGCTGGACGAAAACCTGATGGCCGCGCTGACCAAGGCCAAGACGCCCGAACAGGCGATGGCCGACACAGCGGCGGAATGGGAAAAGATCACCCGCCGCACCGGGCGCGACAAGATCGTCGAGGCGGTGCGCGGCAACATGGCCGCCTGGCCCACCGTTCTGGACCCGGTCTGA
- a CDS encoding carbohydrate ABC transporter permease encodes MTRSPVFEIFRYAAILVALAITLVPILWMVSMAFKPVAEWQASGAALTWVPLAPTLDNFRFLFGESGSDLIVALDRTAGKPILSSLLSASVGTLIAMSAGTAAAYGLSRFGSGANLPLALIQLRLFPPMAVMIPVMIMWAFLGLMDTWWGLALIYGIVTLPFAFWLMKTFFDDMPKEIEEAALVEGCSRLRVFTRVTLPMMAAPLAAASLFVFILNWSDYLIALLLTTREWVTIPVYMASLSSSMTGQLYGAKAALGLIAAVPPVILGVMIQKHLVRGLTFGALKQ; translated from the coding sequence ATGACCCGTTCGCCCGTCTTCGAGATCTTCCGCTACGCCGCGATCCTTGTCGCTCTGGCGATCACTCTGGTGCCGATCCTGTGGATGGTCTCCATGGCGTTCAAGCCGGTTGCCGAATGGCAGGCCTCTGGCGCCGCGCTGACCTGGGTGCCGCTTGCGCCCACGCTGGACAATTTCCGCTTCCTGTTCGGAGAAAGCGGATCGGACCTGATCGTCGCCCTGGACCGCACTGCGGGCAAGCCGATCCTGTCCTCCCTTCTTTCCGCCTCTGTCGGCACGCTGATCGCCATGTCGGCCGGCACGGCCGCCGCCTATGGCCTGTCTCGCTTTGGCTCGGGTGCGAACCTGCCGCTTGCGCTGATCCAGTTGCGGCTGTTCCCGCCGATGGCGGTGATGATCCCGGTGATGATCATGTGGGCCTTCCTGGGCCTGATGGACACCTGGTGGGGCCTGGCGCTGATTTATGGCATCGTCACGCTGCCCTTCGCCTTCTGGCTGATGAAGACCTTCTTCGATGACATGCCGAAGGAAATCGAAGAGGCGGCGCTAGTCGAGGGCTGTTCGCGGCTCCGTGTCTTCACCCGCGTGACGCTGCCGATGATGGCCGCACCCCTGGCCGCCGCTTCGCTGTTCGTCTTCATTCTGAACTGGTCGGACTACCTGATCGCGCTTCTGCTGACGACGCGGGAATGGGTGACTATTCCGGTCTACATGGCGTCGCTGTCATCTTCGATGACCGGGCAGCTCTATGGCGCCAAGGCCGCGCTTGGCCTGATCGCGGCGGTGCCGCCGGTGATCCTGGGCGTGATGATCCAGAAACATCTCGTGCGCGGCCTGACCTTCGGGGCCCTGAAGCAATGA